A single window of Shewanella sp. Choline-02u-19 DNA harbors:
- a CDS encoding NERD domain-containing protein kinase family protein — translation MARMISFGTPVNDAERWAFSLLADELPEDYILLTNVEIPTKSGQAMEVDALVIGEWGVYVVDVKGYIGRLDAGLHAWSLDGREVDNSLAKANYVARVLAGNVKHKIPVGVYAPWCQGMVFITGRKGEEIELEKQQGSLSIYTPKQIVAALTTEWGLTAPRKHQVTNTQKELVLETIGQVAIVEQRNNKIQDFTKLKCLFIQSGLEVWQAEYNPGEWTAPWLLKVLIPTQFDDSSQSETHEAQLRTEFQRLQALSGCSGVPYCAPLIQDGEQLVLPIRMPRGVPLNVLESELMTTYQLLEILRRSVSGLQQIHRRGFTVSGWTSNCIFVSDMGDVEFIDIKNTLSVNNDIKAYAQGFLAIAEQTKQPRVYQWYRAAVAGETNDLDALRCDLSALIDQGVCDTVPEKIEITKGAVIDHHFELEQFIAATKTSQFWRAKHLQGQYQCGISIYSSVEANWSMLSNTYRSLAKLFHPHIEKVLAFGQLPQSEELFIARAWEYGVSIDELPAIELGLPIKWFTQLLTGLQYMHQMDIYHGAICPKNIICNPNKAILVNFGIGLDIAASHYASQYADPTLWDVEGQAEKDLYGLVASFVDALAPDNVKGDLGQAGIIQALEAFDRQWFGEALFDACLKVLRFEIAVEPGLSYLELFDIAEL, via the coding sequence ATGGCAAGAATGATAAGTTTTGGAACGCCGGTAAATGATGCTGAACGTTGGGCATTTTCATTGCTCGCTGATGAACTTCCAGAAGATTATATTTTACTCACCAATGTTGAGATCCCCACTAAATCTGGTCAGGCAATGGAAGTTGATGCACTCGTTATTGGCGAGTGGGGCGTTTACGTTGTTGACGTTAAAGGCTATATCGGCCGATTAGACGCTGGTCTGCACGCTTGGTCTCTTGATGGACGTGAAGTCGACAATAGCCTAGCTAAGGCTAACTACGTTGCTCGTGTCTTAGCGGGTAACGTCAAGCATAAGATCCCTGTTGGTGTTTATGCCCCTTGGTGCCAAGGCATGGTGTTTATTACTGGCCGTAAAGGGGAAGAGATTGAACTTGAAAAGCAGCAAGGCTCTTTGAGTATCTATACTCCAAAACAGATTGTCGCAGCGCTAACCACAGAGTGGGGACTGACTGCACCTAGAAAGCATCAAGTGACGAATACCCAAAAAGAGCTGGTGCTTGAAACCATTGGCCAAGTCGCCATCGTTGAGCAACGTAATAACAAAATCCAAGATTTCACCAAACTCAAATGTCTATTTATTCAAAGTGGATTAGAAGTCTGGCAGGCGGAGTATAATCCGGGTGAGTGGACCGCTCCTTGGCTGTTAAAAGTATTAATCCCGACTCAGTTTGACGATAGCAGCCAATCTGAAACCCATGAAGCCCAACTTAGAACTGAATTTCAACGCCTACAAGCGTTGTCTGGCTGCAGTGGTGTGCCCTATTGTGCGCCATTAATACAAGACGGCGAGCAACTCGTTTTGCCTATTCGTATGCCGCGTGGTGTGCCGCTTAATGTGCTTGAGTCGGAGCTGATGACCACTTATCAGCTGCTAGAAATACTGCGTCGCAGTGTGTCAGGCTTACAACAGATCCATCGTCGCGGCTTTACCGTCAGTGGCTGGACGAGCAACTGTATTTTTGTATCAGACATGGGTGATGTCGAATTCATCGATATCAAAAACACACTGAGTGTTAACAACGATATCAAAGCCTATGCACAAGGGTTCTTAGCGATCGCTGAGCAGACTAAGCAACCTCGAGTCTATCAATGGTATCGCGCCGCTGTTGCGGGTGAAACCAATGACTTAGATGCATTGCGCTGCGATCTCTCTGCATTGATCGACCAAGGTGTGTGCGATACGGTGCCTGAAAAAATTGAGATCACTAAAGGCGCCGTTATTGATCATCATTTTGAGTTGGAGCAATTTATTGCAGCCACTAAGACAAGTCAATTCTGGCGGGCAAAACACCTGCAGGGACAATATCAGTGCGGTATATCAATCTATAGCAGTGTCGAAGCCAATTGGTCTATGCTCAGTAACACTTATCGGAGTTTAGCTAAACTTTTTCACCCCCATATAGAAAAAGTCCTCGCCTTCGGCCAACTGCCGCAAAGTGAAGAGCTGTTTATTGCTCGAGCGTGGGAGTATGGCGTCTCCATAGATGAGTTACCGGCAATTGAGTTGGGTCTGCCTATTAAATGGTTTACCCAGCTGCTTACGGGCTTGCAGTATATGCATCAAATGGATATCTACCATGGGGCTATTTGTCCTAAAAATATCATCTGTAACCCCAATAAAGCGATTCTGGTGAACTTTGGTATTGGCCTAGATATCGCCGCGAGTCATTACGCAAGTCAATATGCGGATCCCACGCTGTGGGATGTTGAAGGGCAAGCTGAGAAAGATCTTTATGGACTGGTGGCCAGCTTTGTTGATGCATTGGCTCCCGATAATGTAAAAGGTGATTTGGGGCAAGCAGGTATTATCCAAGCCCTAGAAGCCTTCGATAGACAATGGTTTGGAGAGGCTCTTTTTGATGCCTGTCTTAAAGTGTTGCGCTTTGAGATCGCTGTCGAGCCTGGTCTCAGTTACTTAGAACTGTTCGACATCGCAGAGTTATAG
- the gcvA gene encoding transcriptional regulator GcvA has product MYSHLPPLNSLRAFEAAARLLSFTIASKELFVTHGAISKQVRILEEYVGTPLFIRQHRSLKLTDEGERYFVNVQSALQTINNATADLIDHPLRTQTLAINVLPSLTISWLIPRMEDFKSRFPHLYVDLSIGDFDVDFSSAKYDIAVRSATSIPKGVNVMKLMDEDLCLVCSPELSQQLTSLESINQMTLLKHTTRPDLWQLWAEDVGIKLTTKNKFGVEHFYMLSQAAVSGMGVALIPRFFIEDELKSGTLVIPFVAKFTSPYSYYLLTPKSSNLSLKVQAFIDWLLELFSPYRET; this is encoded by the coding sequence ATGTACTCTCATCTTCCACCACTTAACTCGCTACGCGCCTTTGAAGCTGCAGCTCGATTACTCAGCTTTACAATTGCTAGTAAAGAACTATTTGTGACTCATGGTGCTATCAGTAAGCAGGTTAGAATATTAGAGGAGTATGTGGGTACCCCATTGTTTATTCGGCAGCACCGTAGCCTAAAACTCACCGATGAGGGTGAGAGGTACTTTGTTAATGTTCAATCAGCATTACAGACGATTAATAACGCTACTGCCGACCTAATTGATCATCCGTTACGCACTCAAACCTTGGCCATTAACGTGCTACCTAGCTTAACCATTAGTTGGCTTATCCCACGCATGGAGGATTTTAAATCTCGATTTCCACATCTTTATGTTGATCTCTCAATTGGTGACTTTGATGTTGATTTCAGTAGCGCTAAATATGACATTGCAGTACGGAGCGCCACTTCTATTCCGAAAGGGGTCAATGTGATGAAGTTAATGGATGAAGATCTTTGCCTTGTGTGCTCACCAGAATTAAGCCAACAGTTAACATCTCTGGAGTCAATCAACCAGATGACACTGCTTAAACATACCACCCGGCCTGATCTTTGGCAGCTTTGGGCTGAAGATGTGGGGATTAAGCTAACAACAAAAAACAAGTTTGGTGTAGAACACTTTTACATGCTCAGCCAAGCGGCTGTAAGTGGTATGGGCGTCGCCCTTATTCCACGTTTTTTTATTGAAGATGAGCTTAAAAGTGGCACGCTAGTGATCCCTTTTGTGGCGAAATTCACGAGCCCATACAGCTACTACCTCTTAACGCCTAAATCGAGCAACCTATCATTAAAAGTACAAGCCTTTATTGATTGGTTACTCGAACTCTTTAGCCCCTATAGAGAGACGTAA
- a CDS encoding TSUP family transporter, giving the protein MTIELTIELIALLFFVAVVAGFIDAIAGGGGLLTIPALMWAGLPPTVALATNKLQACGGSFFASMYFVRKGLINLADMKLSILCAFIGAAIGTIAVQMIDTAFLEVMLPFLILSIGGYFLFSKKITEEEKHQVLTPAVFAFTAALGVGFYDGFFGPGTGSFFALAFVSLAGYGLAKATAHAKILNFSTNIASLIFFAIGGKVFWMLGGVMLVGQAIGATLGSRLVLTKGTKIIKPLVVTMSIAMSLKLLSEQYDLFFWI; this is encoded by the coding sequence ATGACAATTGAACTCACCATAGAGCTTATTGCTCTGCTATTTTTTGTGGCAGTCGTTGCCGGCTTTATCGATGCAATAGCAGGTGGCGGCGGTTTGTTAACCATTCCTGCGCTTATGTGGGCAGGTTTACCACCAACAGTCGCATTAGCCACCAATAAATTACAAGCCTGTGGTGGTAGTTTCTTTGCCAGTATGTACTTTGTCCGTAAAGGTCTTATTAATTTGGCAGATATGAAGCTGAGTATCCTCTGTGCCTTTATTGGGGCAGCAATAGGTACCATTGCCGTGCAGATGATAGACACCGCTTTTCTTGAGGTTATGTTGCCGTTTCTGATTCTAAGTATTGGTGGTTATTTTCTATTTTCGAAAAAAATTACTGAAGAGGAAAAACACCAAGTACTGACACCGGCAGTATTTGCCTTTACGGCCGCATTAGGTGTGGGTTTTTATGATGGATTTTTTGGTCCCGGTACCGGCAGTTTCTTTGCCTTAGCGTTTGTCTCCTTGGCGGGCTACGGCCTTGCGAAAGCGACAGCACATGCTAAAATTCTTAACTTTTCTACTAACATTGCCTCGTTGATCTTTTTTGCCATCGGCGGCAAAGTGTTTTGGATGCTTGGTGGTGTCATGCTGGTAGGGCAGGCAATCGGCGCGACACTCGGCTCGCGCTTGGTGCTAACTAAAGGCACTAAAATTATCAAGCCATTAGTAGTGACGATGTCGATAGCCATGAGCCTCAAACTGTTGTCTGAACAATATGATCTTTTTTTCTGGATTTAG